ATAAGGAAACATTCCCAGTGTCTGATCTTGGGACCCTCAGAGGAGCCTGAGAGCAAGGACAGGGCCAGCAGATGGAGAATGTGAGAGTGTGTGAGAGGGTGAGCAGCACAGGTGAGCTGGGTGAGTGGTGGGTGTGAGTAGAGTAGCCCCCCTGCACCCCCAtaactcagcccctggcctgaggATGCCCCATAGCACAGCCAGGGCCCATGGCTGTCTGCGCAACCGGGCACCACCCATCAAAGGCAGTTGTGAAGCACTAACCTCTCCCAGCGTGCAGGGGCACCTCATCTAACAGGAGTACCTGCAGGCAGTCTCCCCATCACCTGCAGACAGCAGCTCCCAGCACACTCCAACTGCAAGGCCTATGCCTCGGCACTACAGAAAGACTAGGGCACATTAGCCCAACAGACCATTCAGGAGGCCAGTGATGGGGAGCTGGACACATGGGACAGGGCTGCCTGACCCTTACTGAGCAGATGGACCCTGCCCCTCACAGTTGTGCATTCTCTGGGGCGGTGGCCAGAGGCCGAGGGCTCTGGCTCAGCCCGGGCCCCTATTCTAACAGAAAGGAATTACAAGGAACAAGTGCATACTGACACTTCCTGCTCAAGAAGGCGCCCCTCCCTGAGAAGGGCCAGGTTCTCCTGAGGCACTCACACCACCCTCACACTCAGGATGGTGCCACCATAGGCCCAGGTGGGCATGTGGAGGGGAGCAGGCCCCAAGTGGCTGGACTGACTGCCGTCCTTCCCACGGCACGCTGTCTATGTGTCTGCTTCTCTGAGCAAATGGCTACTTCAAATCTGCTACTTTCCCTCATGGCTGGTTTCTCTTCCCTTTTTCAATTACACCACCTCGCTAAACCCTGAATGTTTCTACTGGCCTAAAGACTGCTCTCCGCAGGGCAATTCTATCACGTCCCTACACACTCTTCTCCGTGAAGTATTCCTGAGCAGGAAGTCCTATCCCACCTAAAGTCGTTCATGTGGATGGCTAGGGCCCCATGACGCGTCCTCCCACAGGCCAGGACACTCGACTCCCACCAAGCCCTCCCCCAGCCACACCCCTCTTGGGACAGATCAGGAACTCAAAGTCCCCTCATTCTGGGCTCTGGTCCCCGTCGAGGGTACCTTTCAGGAATGGGGATCCTCGTAGGTTGAGTACCTCATCGGACACACTATATGCAGTTACCATGGGTTTAATTTGTTTCGGTGGCTACAGCCTGTGAGGCTGTTTGAGGGCGCGACAGAGACACAAGGGTTATGCGGGGCTCTCCTGCACCTGGCCCTCCATATGGCCCTCTGTCCGCTCCTGGTTCCAGCCCTTCAGCCCCTCGGGGAGGGATGTGTCTTCCTCCAGGCTGCCGGTGCCTTCCACAAACTCCTCGTAGGTGGACTTCTCTGCAAAGGGCCGGGGGCCCAGCAGCTCGATCATGTCAGCCTTCTCCAGGACCTCCTTCTCCAGGAGCCGCTGCCCCACCTGGAACCACATGTGTCAGGCTGCCCCTTACCCCTTCCGACAGCCCATGGACCTAGCCCTAACTCAAGGAGTCCCACAAGCGTGGGCATGGTGGGCTGACCTGACCCACTGCCTATGACCCATGACCTGACCTTTGATCTGTCCCACAACCTGACCACTACCCCAACTCATGACCTATCTGTGACCTATGACCTGTGCTGTGCCCTGACCCACAGTCTGGCTGTGAACCGACCATGGGCTGGTGTTGGTGTCAGCCCACTTGCCTTCTCCACTTGCTCTCGGCAGCGTGTCAGCAGCTCCAGGGTTCGTGCATGGGCAGCGCTGATGAGGTGCCGCACCTCCTCATCGATGAGCTGGGCTGTAGCCTCGCTGTATGGCTTCTCCACCAGCGCCTCGCCCTGCCGTGGGAGGTCAAAGGACACCTGGCCCAGCTTCTCACTCATCCCAAACTGGACAATCTGGAAGCACCAGAGAGCCGGCTGAGCCTGTGGCCCGGACCATGTGCCTGTGATGCCCGCCCACACAGTGACACCTCCACCTGAGAGGAGGCCCACATCCCACACCTGAAACAATGCTCACATTTGTGATGATGCTTGCCTGCACCTGTGACGCCACCCATGAAGCCCCCCACCTGTGATATTGCCTGATTGCATATGTGACACCATCTATGACGCAGCCCACACCTGTTATAATGCCTGCTAGCGCCTTTGATGCCTGCCTGTGCCTGTGGTGCCCATACCTGTGATGGCACCCACAGCTGTGATGCTCCACCCCCACCTGTGATGGCACATTCACGATGCCCACACCTGTGATGATGCCCACATCTGTGACACCCATGCCTGTGATGACACTCGCACCCATGATGCCCACACCTGTGACAATGCCCACATCTAACACCCACACCCATGATGACACACCCATGATAATGCCCACACCTGTGATGCCTGCCCTCAGCTGATACTTGCCCTCACCTGTGATGATGTCCACACCGGTGATGACACCTGTACCTGTGAAACCTGCCATCACCTATGACAATGCCACCTGCATCTGAGATGCCTGCCCTCACCTGTAATAATGCCGCCTGTGATGATGCCTGCCTTCACCTGTGATGCCTGCTTGTGACGATGGCCACACCTATGCCTGCCCTCAGCTGATATCTGCCCTCACCTGTGATGACATCCACACCTGTGATGACACCTGTACCTGTGAAACCTGCCATCACCTATGACGATGCCACCTGTGATGACAcctgcatctgagatggctgcccTCACCTGTAATGATGCCCACGCCTGTGATGACACCTGCCTTCACCTGTGACGATGCCCACACCTGTAATGCCTGCCCTCACCTGTTACCATCCATGCCCACACCTGTGATGATGCCCAGCCACACCTGTGATGACAAGCATCTACACCTGTGACACTAACCCATATGTGATGCCCGCTCACCCAGACTTGAGACACCCACACCTGTGATGCCTGCACCTGTGACGCCCGCCTTCATCTGTGATGCTCACCCACACCTGTGATGCCCACCCGCACCTGTGATGAAACACACCCACACCTGTGATGGCACCCACCCACATCTGTGatgacacacacccacacccacacctacGATGATGCACGCCCACACCTGCAATGACGCCTACACCTGTGATGCCTGCCCTCACCCATGACACCCACACTTGTGAGGATGCCACCCCCATCTGCGATGGCACCCACCCACACCTATGATGATGCTCGCCCACACTGGTTGACGCCCATACCTGAGATGACGCCTGAATCTGTGATGCCTGCCCTTACCTGTGACGACACCCACACTTGTGAGGATGCCAGCCACATCTGTGATGACACCCGCCCACACCTGTGATGAAACTCACCCACATCTGTGATGGTGCTCACCCACACCTGGATGACACCCACACCTGGATGACACCCACACCTGAGATGACACCTGCACCTGTGATGCCTGCCCTTGCCTGTGATGACATCCACCCACACCTGATGATACCTGCCCACGCCTGACGATGCCCATCCGCACCTGTGCATAGGCGCTCTGCGTGACTTTCCTCAGGTCATCCTGGGCACCTGTGGTGATCCGCCCGAAGAACAGCTGCTCAGCAACCCTGCCCCCCAGCATCATGCACATGCGGTCGAAGAGCTGCTCCCGTGTGTACAGGTACTGCTCCCGGGGCAGGTACTGGGCGTAGCCAAGTCCCTTTCCCCGAGGGATGATCGACACCTGCAAGACACAGCACCCAGCACCCCACAGCAGCCGTCACTCCCTCCTGGGGACCCTCCTACGGACGCTGGGGTGTCTCAAATGACCTCACCCCTGCCCGGCTCCTTCCTTCTCACTGATGTCACAGGATGGGTAAGCAGGAGAGAAAAACCCTACGCTGGGTCCACCCTGAGGAAGGGACCCCTGGCAGAGTGCCAGTCCCTCAGGTCGACATGAGATCATCTCCACCTGCCCAGGGAGGCAAGGGGACAAGAGGGGAGGGGCACCCAGGGAGTTGAGGAGTCGGGGACCAGCGATGTGAGTGAGGCCCAGGAAGGTAAAGGAGTACAGGCTGAGGCCAGGGATGTGGAAGAAACCAGGGACACCGAGGTTGTGGGGGGTCCAGGGAAGCTGAGGGATGGTGAGGCCAGGGAGGCCGAGTGTGGGGGGAGCAGGGAGGCGGGAGGGACAAAGGGGGTACCCCAAGAAAGCCGAGGGGTGTGCGGGTGCCAGGGATGTAGGGGGGCCCGGGGAAGCCAAGGGACATAGGGCCGGTGGCTGCACATGCTCTGGGGAGGGGACTGACCTTGAGCAGGGGGTCCGCGTGCTCCAAGAACCAGCCCACCACGGCATGCCCAGCCTCATGGTAGGCTACAGTTGTCTTCTCACTGGGCTGTAGGACCTGAGTCTTCTTCTCCAGACCTGGAAACAGGTCCCAGGTAAGGCAGAGGTGGGCTGAGGGGCTAGGGGTGTCAGGACAGAGGAGGCCCCCAGCCCGCCACACTTGCTCCCACATCCCACCAAGATCCCACACAGTCATAGATTCAAGGCCCCTGATTTTAGCCAAGCATGAACAGGTTATGTGGCCTCGGAGGATACCTGACAGGTTCCTGCTATTTCAGAGGATGACGCCAGGAACTGGGCCAGGAGGGCAGTGGAGGGAGGGGGCTGGGGTGGGCGAggatgggagggagaagaggggaTGAGGATGAGAAGGGGAATGTGGGGTACAGTGAGAAAGATGGAGAGGCAAGGAGGAAGAGGGTGAGAACAATGTCCTCCTGATAACCTGACCCACAAGCAAGTCGCAGCACTGTGGGGCCTCGAGCTCCTCAGCTTAGAGCTACCAGGACAGCAGACACCTTCTGAGTGTCTGGTGTGGGGTGCTCATGGATGTTTTGTGtgcttttctgtatgtttatgaTTCAATAAAAGCTTTTAAACAAACCACCCCAGAGTTGGCCACCCCAGCCTGGCTGCACTTACACGCACTAACCTCCACCCTGGGACAATATTGTGGGGTGTGGTGTCCTGGTGTGGCCTTTGGAGACCCCCAGTCCCCAGACAGACCCTACACAGGCCTTGACTGTTAGCAGCAGTTCTGCCCCAGGAAGCTGCCCACACCCCGCACCCTCTTCCTCTACCTACAAGGCCTCTTTAGGGGAGAATCTCCCCTCCCTTCAGCAGCCAGGCCTCCAGCCTGGCTCTAATCTGCTCCCCAAACCCTCCAACACCCTGGAAATCCCATCTGTTTGAGTTTCTCACTACAGCTCCCAGAGAAGAACACCGTGGCAGACCAAGTCTCAGACTGTGGTTTGGGAACTGGATAAGGATCCTGTGAACAGGAAGAGAGGCTGGGCTCCCCATCCCCCAGGCCCAGGTGGCCCCTCCTGTCTGGCACTCACCTCCAAGGACCCTTTCAATGGCCTGCTCAAAGTGCTTCTCCCGCACAGAGGGGCTCAGGTGGCGGGCGGCAATCAGGGCCGCCTCGTTGCAAACATTGGAGATGTCAGCACCTGACccaggagacaacagtcaatggtCAGCCCTGACCTCTGGGTCCCTTCACCACAGAAAAGCCCCCCGTAGGGAGCAGGCTGAGACCTCAGCAGAGCAGAAGATGGGAACTGTTCCTCAGTCTTCACTTTTAGCTGGGCTTTCTTTTAAACAACTTCACTGAAGAATAACTTACATGCCACAAACCTCCCCGACTCCTTAAGAACACAGTTCGGTGGCATTAGGTACCCCTAGGGTTCAGACCGCCCTGGAAAGGAAGCTAGATCTTGGAttttaaataaagagaaaaaaaaaaggaagggtagTTGGGAGCTCAAGCCAAAGACCGAAAAATGCAACAAGAATCTGCACTCAGTGAAAACTCATTAAGTCTAAAGAGCTTTAAAAGTTCAAAAGGGTATGGTTAGCTTTGGAGTGAAAAACAATCACCTGAGATCTTCTACGCTTCCTGAGAGAATCAAAGttataaagacaaggaagacatGTACCAGGACCACACTGCCCACCAGTCAGCCGGCCAGCACACACAAAACATGGTCCCTGCCACGTGGAGTCTGCCCGCACTCACCTGTGAACCCTGGGCTAAGCGCAGCCAGTTTCCTCGCCAGAGCCTCCTTACTGAGGCTTTCATCCAGTTTCAGGGGACGCAGGTGGACCTTGAAGATGGAGCACCTGCCTTTGATGTCTGGGGGTCCTGAAAGAGAAGGCATGAGTGCAGAGGGCTGCATCAGCATCACGGACGGCAGAGGACATGCCAGTTCACGGCTCCCTGGTCGTCCAACAGGGCCTTCCGCAGCATGGCACAGTCTCTGTGGGCACAGCCTGGTGCTCCGGGCACCACCTGGCCAGAGCCAGGGAGCACAAGCAGGAGTAAGCCAGAGCTCAGGTACGTTCAGCTCTGCAATGCATGACACCACCTTCCTAAAGGTGCGACCTCTGGGCAggatttaatttgcattcccAAGGCCATACCACCTGACCACAAGAAACACGTCAACTATCCTGGGGAGCAAGGCGGGGGTCAACGTGGGATTAACATTTTCTAACAAGCAGATGAGGGAGTGCAGGTCAGGGCAATGAAGACGCaaccaccagggtagaggctaaGGGACCAATCTTTCTCTTCTAAGATATCTTTAAAGTTTTCATAAcactgcacaaaaaaaaaaaaaaaactggagaaatAAACCTGTTACATTATTCCCACTCACATATACAAGAGTTGGCATCCCGAAAGCCAGCCACATGTTAGTCCCAAAGTGGACCCTCAGGGCAGTAACTAAGGGACTCAAGCCCCTCCACCTTCCAGAATGTTATGTTCGTCACTCGGGAGCCTTCTCAAAATCCCTTCCAACTACACAGTTAATGACCCAGCCACACTTTCAACCCAAAGGGACAACGGTAATACAAAAACTAAAGTCCACAGAGCAGGCCATAGTTACCGATGTAAATCTGCCGGTCGAAGCGGCCCGGCCGCATCAGGGCTGGGTCAAGGATGTCCGGGCGGTTGGTGCCTGCAAGCACCACGACATTGGTGGTAGAGTTGAACCCTGGACACAGAGAAGCAAGTGAAGCCTGATGAGGCCTCCGGCCAGCTGTGGTGTCTCTGCAGGGCAGCGCCACATTCCTAGTCACTTCTCGACctcagagcagcaccccactgtgGACATGTCCTGTGTACCTGTCCAACTGCCCCCCACACACACTTGTCCTAACACCTTTCTGCTGCCCCTCCTACACAACTGTCTCACTGCTCCCCCACACATCTGTTCCCACATACCTGTCTTGCTGCTCTCCCATACATGTGTCCTGAACACCTGTCCTGCACACCTGTCCCACTGCCTCTCCTGTACACCTGCTCTGCATACTTGTCCTGTTGCTTTTCCTGTGCACCTGTCCTATACACCTGTCCCTCTGCCCCTCCTTTACACCTGTCCTATACACGTATCTCACGGCCCCTCCCACACACCTGTTCTGCATACCGGTACCGTGTACCTATACCTGTCTGTTTAGAGCCACCCCACCCTTGGTTGGCCCCTGCAGTGGCTCCAGGTCTCCTTCTGCTctccccagacccagtgccataaGGTGGGTACCATTTGCCATCTCTTCCGGTGGGGAAGATGGAGGTTGGGGTAGATAAGGCAGCTGTCTCGCCTGCTGGAGCAGACGCACCCACCTAGAGCTGGCTCTGGAGTGGCACCACCATGTACCATCCACCCCACCACGACTGAGGACTCACAGCACCCCACTCACCAACAGCTAACAGAGGACCCCCAGCTGGCACTGAATGGGGGCTGACACACCCATCCTAACTGACACTAGTTCCTGCTGTACCCAACACCACACACCCCAAGGGCCGGGGAGAGCCCTCCGCTGTGAAGCACTTCATTTGGCTAAGCACAGTCATACTGCAACGCCTTCTCCTTCATGTTCCAGAACCATCTGGGACTCTCCCCCAGGTAGCTTCCAGGCCGAGCCCACAGCCGAGCCCACAGCCAAACCCACTCACCATCCATCTCCACAAGCATCTGGTTCAGCGTGTTCTCCTGTTCGCTCTGGCCCCCGAAGTGCCCGCGACCACGCTTCCTGCCAATCGCGTCGATCTCATCAATGAACAATATACAAGGAGCATTTTTTCGGGCCATTGCAAACATGTCACGAACCTGTAACAGGGAGCCACAGAAAGAGCCCATCTCACCCGTGTGCAGACAGGAACACAGTGTCCCCTTCAGTCCAAATCCTGGCCTCTGGAGTCTGACCTGGAATCACAACTGTTCTGATTTAACAGACGATTTTAGAGCCAGACAGGGGCCCACCAGCCCTGCCCACTGACTCGCTTCCTTATTTACTCACGGCACACCCTGCACTCCACGCAAGGCTCCCACAGGGTCCCTCTGGCTGCAGTTGAGAAGCCACACGCCGTGACCATCGGCGGCCGGCCTCCATCCACCTACCCTTGCTGGGCCAACGCCGACAAACATCTCCAGGAACTCGGACCCGTTCACAGTGATGAAGGGCACACTGGCCTCCCCTGCAGTAGCTTTGGCCAGGAGGGTCTTCCCGGTGCCGGGGGGGCCTGTGAGCATGGCTCCCTGGAACGAGATGCTGGAGCGTCTATCTCCACTTATGTTTGCTAAGAATTTGTTTTCTTAAACAGGTCACTTCTAGGCTTTACTGAAATAGCTGAggcttttttttaagtcttttctaCTTATAAAACCAATGCACATTCATGGTGAAAAGTTTGGACGCTACAAATTTAATACAGGACATGAAATCCCCATTAAGCAGAGCACGTGATTTCTGTGGGAAAACTCCCAGGGCAGCACTGTTGGGCCCAAGTGCATGAATGCTTATTTGAATCACCACTCTGTCAGACTCTTCAAATGGTGACACCGGCTTATACCCCAGCCAAGAGTCCCCCTCTAAACCAGTGGCACAGTGCTCGCTGGGCCTGGGCCTTAAGGCTCAGCAGGTGGAAATGCCTCACCATCACTCTGATCCTCACTCTCCTAACACCTGCCTCGCCTATGTCCCTGCAAAACACCTCAACTCTCATTGGGCGGATTACCATTATGCCTGAAAATTCAAAGATTTCCAAAAGGAGCGGGCTTGTATTTCTCCATTCCTGATCATTATCTGAGCCTCTCAAGGGATACCTTaaagtttttttaaatctttaaaaacaaaaacagacacaaGACAGCATTCACATACTGGAGGGCGAAGGCACCAGACACCATGCCCCCCGAAGAGGGCCCGCATAGTGCCCCTTCTTCCCTGACACCTTTCAGCCCACCATGTGGGTGGTCTTCGCACCACAGTTTATGACACAAAGGCACATGCACACAGAGCTCTTGGCTCAGGAGCCAACCTGCTAGCCAAGAATgttctggaaggcaggagggtaaACAAGGACATGCTGAGGGTATTCCCAGGTACAGGATCCACGTGCCACAAGAAGTGCTCACTGTCACAGTGGGTCTCAGAGGAACACATTATTGCATAATCACGTGAGCAATTCTGAAGCATCACCATCCTTCACACCGCTCTCTGCAGCACAACATGGACTCATAGAGCCCCCTCTGAACCCACCACGCCCATCCAGGTGGGACGCTTCTTGGCACCCAACTGCTTCACCACCCACATTTCCCATTAAAATACAAGCACCTGAGAGAAATTCTGAAAGCCACACATACACAGCCCTTCCACCCCAAGCGCTAACAGGGTGACAGCTGTGCTCTCTGCTGGTCAAAGGTGACAGTCTCAGACCTTCATCACCCTTCCTGGTTTCCCAGCCTTCAACATTCTACAACATGTAGATAGAACTGTCATCCCAGGCTCAGTCACCCAGGTCTACAGAGGTGGAGGGTTTCTGTTGTTCAGATAAAGCTGCCTAGTGCCCCAGCCTGCGGAGGCCCGGGGAAGACACAGCCACACAAGGCTGGTGTCCAAACGCTATCTGCACCAGGCTTCCCAGCCAAACTCAAATGAAAGGATTGGCCTCTAAATAAAGGAGCATACATGTATGCTTTAAGTTAAAAGTAAAAACACTTCAGGTGGGCACATATTATCCCTTACAATTCCACAGTCTCACAGGCTTTTACATTAACACACTGTGTGGTCCCAAGTAAGTCAGGTAAGAGATTTTTACTGTTGTACTCTGCAAGTTCTGTGTGCATTCTCTACTgtgataaataaaatacaaaattatgTAAAGAAACCAAGCTGTTAAATACTGGTCAGTGCTGTACCACAGAGGCAATGTGGCACTTTCTGGGATCAGTACCTTGGGAATTTTGGCTCCTAAGTCCTGATACTGCTTGGGGTTCTTCAGAAAATTTACAAACTCCATAATTTCCAACTTGGCCTCTTCACACCCGGCCACATCAGCAAACTTTACATCCACGTTATTCTTCAAGATCTTGGCTGTCGTCTCTCCCATGCTGAAGAGGCCTCCTCCTCGCCCACTGCGTCCAGTCCCCATTGGACCCCTCCGCACGGCATACAGGAGGATCCCAACCAGGAGCAAGGTGGGCACCAGGCTTCGCAAGAAAGAGCTAGAAACCCAAAAATACCAATGTCACTTCTACTCAGGGGACAGGGAGCCAAAAATATCACCTTCAGGCCATTTAAGGGTAGGCTGCTCTAGGACTTTATTTTGCTACACAAAAGGAAGCGGTTTCTTTTAAGAAATGTTCCCAAGTCCATACACAGAATCTGGCTTTCCCAATGGAAAGGTCCTCACCTGTTTGCCCCAATTTAACCCTGATTTAGCCCCAGCTGGTTTGGTGGGCAGCCTGACCTCCATGCCAGCCATGAGCCCACAGAATAGACTGCAGCCTCCACAGCCAAGCATTTTCACAACAGAGAGCCTTGCTCTTCTCTCTACTTTGTACTGAGTTTCCTCCTGTTTTACTTATCTCCTATCATTTCTCTTAGAAACAGAAACACAGGCAAACTGGGAGCATGTGGAAGGCTGCCCACGCCCTCTAAAGGGAGGCTGAAGCCTCTCACTCTTCCAGCTCTCAACATCACTTTTACTGCCAGAACAAATACTGGATCCCCCAAAGTCAGGCCTACATAAATCCAGTATTCCTGCAAATTCCAAGTAAGTACAAAACCCAAGTCAGCAGTAAACAGCCACCAGACAGCACTGGAAACAGAGTGCCCCACCAGAACCCTGTGCGTTCACACCCAGCCCCACTCTAGACTGTCCACAAGGAGAGAAGTGACCCCAAACCACTGCGCTCCCAAGCCTACACCCACTCCCCACTAGAGATGGCTCTGAAATATCCCCTCCCGCATTCAGTCAGTGAGGAGGAGGCAGTGAGAATACAGGGCTGTAACGTCCCCAAGATGCCAACATAGGAGCAGGGCACAGCACAGTCAGCCTGACCTCCAGCCTGTGGAGCCCTGGGACATGTAAGAGTTAATCTGACTCCCATTAAGTCACGTAAGAGACATGCTATGCGATGGGAATTCAGCGAGCAACACGGCCTGAAGCCAGCAAAGCATGACCTAACAGGATGGCATCACACAACACCCAGTGCCAAGATTGACCATGGGGAGCTTGACGAAGCCACAGGTGCCCTCACCCCCAAATGAATCAGAACTTCAAAGGTGGGGGGCACCTGTATTTTCAAGGTGTTCCAGGGCATCTGTCCCACAGGCAGACTTTGGAAATTCTGGCTACAACGATACTGGTACCCAATACTGTTTGTCTGATCTTCCCACCCAGCACTATTCTAAGGCTGCCTAGCTAAATGCTCCTcgacgtatctgtcagtttgtcatactgtgggctCTTACATATTGCtttgatgccggaagctatgccaccagtattcagataccagcagggtcacgcatagaggacaggtttcagctgagcttccagactaagacagactaggaagaaggacctgacagtctacttctgaaaaccattagc
The Loxodonta africana isolate mLoxAfr1 chromosome 21, mLoxAfr1.hap2, whole genome shotgun sequence DNA segment above includes these coding regions:
- the LOC100660900 gene encoding AFG3-like protein 1 isoform X3; this encodes MSHRLVAAASSRAVVGPLAVLWRCGGGLRGGRTVGTGVRALGTAWRGLQGTCCQQLALRVRLASFSQWLWSKPPKGLEKYFKRSGRSTDSEKPTAPKKETGEPKGAGPGGDSSKRGGRQDDTDWWRRMQKGELPWDDKDFRSLAVLGAGLATGFFYFYFRDPGKEISWKHFVQFYLARGLVDRLEVVNKQYVRVIPAPGMSAEQKLVWFNIGSVDTFERNLESAQWELGIEPANQAAVVYTTESDGSFLRSLVPTLLLVGILLYAVRRGPMGTGRSGRGGGLFSMGETTAKILKNNVDVKFADVAGCEEAKLEIMEFVNFLKNPKQYQDLGAKIPKVRDMFAMARKNAPCILFIDEIDAIGRKRGRGHFGGQSEQENTLNQMLVEMDGFNSTTNVVVLAGTNRPDILDPALMRPGRFDRQIYIGPPDIKGRCSIFKVHLRPLKLDESLSKEALARKLAALSPGFTGADISNVCNEAALIAARHLSPSVREKHFEQAIERVLGGLEKKTQVLQPSEKTTVAYHEAGHAVVGWFLEHADPLLKVSIIPRGKGLGYAQYLPREQYLYTREQLFDRMCMMLGGRVAEQLFFGRITTGAQDDLRKVTQSAYAQIVQFGMSEKLGQVSFDLPRQGEALVEKPYSEATAQLIDEEVRHLISAAHARTLELLTRCREQVEKVGQRLLEKEVLEKADMIELLGPRPFAEKSTYEEFVEGTGSLEEDTSLPEGLKGWNQERTEGHMEGQVQESPA
- the LOC100660900 gene encoding AFG3-like protein 1 isoform X1 is translated as MSHRLVAAASSRAVVGPLAVLWRCGGGLRGGRTVGTGVRALGTAWRGLQGTCCQQLALRVRLASFSQWLWSKPPKGLEKYFKRSGRSTDSEKPTAPKKETGEPKGAGPGGDSSKRGGRQDDTDWWRRMQKGELPWDDKDFRSLAVLGAGLATGFFYFYFRDPGKEISWKHFVQFYLARGLVDRLEVVNKQYVRVIPAPGMSAEQKLVWFNIGSVDTFERNLESAQWELGIEPANQAAVVYTTESDGSFLRSLVPTLLLVGILLYAVRRGPMGTGRSGRGGGLFSMGETTAKILKNNVDVKFADVAGCEEAKLEIMEFVNFLKNPKQYQDLGAKIPKGAMLTGPPGTGKTLLAKATAGEASVPFITVNGSEFLEMFVGVGPARVRDMFAMARKNAPCILFIDEIDAIGRKRGRGHFGGQSEQENTLNQMLVEMDGFNSTTNVVVLAGTNRPDILDPALMRPGRFDRQIYIGPPDIKGRCSIFKVHLRPLKLDESLSKEALARKLAALSPGFTGADISNVCNEAALIAARHLSPSVREKHFEQAIERVLGGLEKKTQVLQPSEKTTVAYHEAGHAVVGWFLEHADPLLKVSIIPRGKGLGYAQYLPREQYLYTREQLFDRMCMMLGGRVAEQLFFGRITTGAQDDLRKVTQSAYAQIVQFGMSEKLGQVSFDLPRQGEALVEKPYSEATAQLIDEEVRHLISAAHARTLELLTRCREQVEKVGQRLLEKEVLEKADMIELLGPRPFAEKSTYEEFVEGTGSLEEDTSLPEGLKGWNQERTEGHMEGQVQESPA
- the LOC100660900 gene encoding AFG3-like protein 1 isoform X2, which produces MSHRLVAAASSRAVVGPLAVLWRCGGGLRGGRTVGTGVRALGTAWRGLQGTCCQQLALRVRLASFSQWLWSKPPKGLEKYFKRSGRSTDSEKPTAPKKETGEPKGAGPGGDSSKRGGRQDDTDWWRRMQKGELPWDDKDFRSLAVLGAGLATGFFYFYFRDPGKEISWKHFVQFYLARGLVDRLEVVNKQYVRVIPAPGMSAEKLVWFNIGSVDTFERNLESAQWELGIEPANQAAVVYTTESDGSFLRSLVPTLLLVGILLYAVRRGPMGTGRSGRGGGLFSMGETTAKILKNNVDVKFADVAGCEEAKLEIMEFVNFLKNPKQYQDLGAKIPKGAMLTGPPGTGKTLLAKATAGEASVPFITVNGSEFLEMFVGVGPARVRDMFAMARKNAPCILFIDEIDAIGRKRGRGHFGGQSEQENTLNQMLVEMDGFNSTTNVVVLAGTNRPDILDPALMRPGRFDRQIYIGPPDIKGRCSIFKVHLRPLKLDESLSKEALARKLAALSPGFTGADISNVCNEAALIAARHLSPSVREKHFEQAIERVLGGLEKKTQVLQPSEKTTVAYHEAGHAVVGWFLEHADPLLKVSIIPRGKGLGYAQYLPREQYLYTREQLFDRMCMMLGGRVAEQLFFGRITTGAQDDLRKVTQSAYAQIVQFGMSEKLGQVSFDLPRQGEALVEKPYSEATAQLIDEEVRHLISAAHARTLELLTRCREQVEKVGQRLLEKEVLEKADMIELLGPRPFAEKSTYEEFVEGTGSLEEDTSLPEGLKGWNQERTEGHMEGQVQESPA